The following proteins come from a genomic window of Nocardiopsis sp. YSL2:
- a CDS encoding nitrate- and nitrite sensing domain-containing protein — translation MRQPAGNRGIRAQLNRIVLIPSITFLVLFVVISAATLAQAVSLRAALSEGRAGIELAELLTLLQEERRVGVAYLAAPSGDRRDALAEAGRSTDLAVADLRSLADDLGDQDDPATAPLAEDFLDSLRAAEELRADNLTAPGDAEATLLAYTTAIHQGIRLYAGTARALDDGTASAEASATTDLMWAQESFSHADAVVASVLARNSLTRADQTEIAALTADARHRVETVHTSDAAPAAEVEPVGPAGEPDTGATEATAEVPTPVTLAAGEPWQDALAMAATLARHEAEVAVDPVTGELERGSAPPGGLAGWREAADAVNSDLSAITADRAASVVDATDSASTWMFSLALGGGITSLFAGTVAYGVAAHSVGRLTYRLARLRADTLGTARTDLPRIVRRLEAGESVDLDTEMKQLDHGDDEVGQVADAFNIAQRTAVGAAVKQADIRAGVSRVFLGIAHRNQSLVQRQIQLLDRIEREEDDPDLLESLFQLDHLATRGRRHAENLIILGGAQPGRRWRHPIPFVDILRGAISETEEYARVRLVSVPDLSLSGAVVADVIHMIAELVENATAYSPPHTEVTIVTETVPKGMAVEIEDRGLGMAEDALARANTTLSEAPEFDVMVPGTDAQLGLFVVARLAAKHDIQVQLRPSPYGGTRAAVLIPSALIAAQPGPGTERPRIAALARQELLEQRDSREASPGRRARDVLSPEDTPRGSRALLRPVPAPGGDGPAAERRTGPLLRQVPDLTTDTGAGPRPLGATEDTPAPADTPMTSRETPDHTLPGRVGARPDRPGLPRRRRQASLAPQLKHDAAWAPADPDPHERTAATERSPEDARRMMDAFSAGTRRGRAADAEETGREHSSDQVGVSTDDRRGESD, via the coding sequence ATGAGGCAGCCGGCGGGAAACCGCGGCATCAGGGCCCAGCTCAACCGGATCGTGCTGATCCCCAGCATCACCTTCCTGGTGCTGTTCGTCGTCATCAGCGCGGCCACGCTGGCCCAGGCCGTCTCACTGCGCGCCGCCCTGAGCGAGGGCCGGGCGGGGATCGAGCTCGCCGAGCTGCTGACGCTGCTCCAGGAGGAGCGCCGGGTCGGCGTCGCGTACCTGGCGGCCCCCTCCGGCGACCGTCGCGACGCGCTGGCCGAGGCGGGCAGGAGTACCGACCTCGCCGTCGCCGACCTGCGGTCACTGGCCGACGACCTCGGTGACCAGGACGATCCCGCCACCGCCCCGCTGGCCGAGGACTTCCTCGACTCCCTCAGGGCCGCCGAGGAACTGCGCGCCGACAACCTCACCGCCCCCGGGGACGCCGAGGCCACCCTGCTGGCCTACACCACCGCGATCCACCAGGGCATCCGCCTGTACGCCGGGACGGCGCGCGCCCTCGACGACGGGACCGCCTCCGCCGAGGCCTCCGCCACCACCGACCTGATGTGGGCGCAGGAGAGCTTCAGCCACGCCGACGCCGTCGTCGCCTCCGTCCTGGCCCGGAACTCGCTCACCCGCGCCGACCAGACCGAGATCGCCGCGCTGACCGCCGACGCCCGCCACCGCGTCGAGACCGTCCACACCAGCGACGCGGCGCCGGCCGCCGAGGTCGAACCGGTCGGTCCGGCGGGCGAGCCCGACACCGGAGCGACGGAGGCGACCGCGGAGGTCCCCACACCCGTCACCCTCGCCGCCGGAGAACCCTGGCAGGACGCCCTGGCCATGGCCGCCACCCTGGCCCGCCACGAGGCCGAAGTGGCCGTGGACCCGGTCACCGGTGAACTGGAGCGCGGCTCCGCGCCGCCCGGCGGGCTCGCCGGCTGGCGCGAGGCGGCCGACGCCGTCAACTCCGACCTGAGCGCCATCACCGCCGACCGGGCCGCCTCCGTCGTGGACGCCACCGACTCCGCCAGCACCTGGATGTTCTCGCTCGCGCTCGGCGGCGGCATCACCTCGCTCTTCGCGGGCACCGTCGCCTACGGCGTGGCCGCGCACTCGGTCGGTCGGCTCACCTACCGGTTGGCGCGGCTGCGCGCCGACACCCTGGGCACCGCCCGCACCGACCTGCCGCGCATCGTGCGCAGGCTGGAGGCGGGGGAGAGCGTCGACCTCGACACCGAGATGAAGCAGCTCGACCACGGCGACGACGAGGTCGGCCAGGTCGCCGACGCCTTCAACATCGCCCAGCGCACCGCCGTCGGCGCCGCCGTCAAGCAGGCCGACATCCGTGCGGGTGTCAGCCGCGTCTTCCTCGGCATCGCGCACCGCAACCAGTCGCTCGTGCAACGGCAGATCCAGCTCCTGGACCGCATCGAGCGCGAGGAGGACGACCCCGACCTGTTGGAGAGCCTCTTCCAGCTCGACCACCTGGCCACCCGCGGGCGCCGCCACGCCGAGAACCTCATCATCCTCGGCGGCGCCCAGCCGGGCCGCCGCTGGCGCCACCCCATCCCATTCGTCGACATCCTGCGCGGCGCCATCTCCGAGACCGAGGAGTACGCCCGCGTCCGGCTGGTGTCGGTTCCCGACCTGTCCCTGTCCGGAGCCGTCGTCGCCGACGTCATCCACATGATCGCCGAGCTGGTCGAGAACGCCACCGCCTACTCGCCGCCGCACACCGAGGTCACCATCGTCACCGAGACGGTGCCCAAGGGCATGGCCGTCGAGATCGAGGACCGCGGCCTGGGCATGGCCGAGGACGCCCTGGCCAGGGCCAACACCACGCTCAGCGAGGCGCCCGAGTTCGACGTCATGGTGCCGGGCACCGACGCCCAGCTCGGCCTGTTCGTCGTCGCCCGCCTCGCCGCCAAGCACGACATCCAGGTGCAGCTGCGCCCCTCTCCCTACGGAGGCACCCGCGCCGCCGTGCTCATCCCCTCCGCGCTGATCGCCGCCCAGCCCGGGCCCGGAACCGAGCGCCCCCGGATCGCGGCGCTGGCACGCCAGGAACTGCTGGAACAGCGGGACTCCCGTGAGGCGTCCCCCGGGCGCCGGGCCCGGGACGTGCTCTCCCCCGAGGACACCCCGCGCGGTTCGCGCGCCCTGCTGCGCCCGGTGCCCGCGCCGGGTGGGGACGGGCCCGCGGCGGAGCGCCGCACCGGCCCCCTGCTGCGCCAGGTCCCCGACCTGACCACCGACACGGGCGCCGGCCCCCGCCCACTCGGCGCCACCGAGGACACCCCAGCCCCCGCCGACACCCCCATGACCTCGCGGGAGACCCCCGACCACACGCTTCCCGGCAGGGTCGGGGCGCGACCGGACCGCCCCGGGCTGCCGCGCCGCAGACGCCAGGCGAGCCTCGCGCCCCAGCTCAAGCACGACGCCGCGTGGGCACCGGCCGACCCGGACCCACACGAGCGGACGGCCGCCACCGAGCGGAGCCCCGAGGACGCGCGCCGCATGATGGACGCGTTCAGCGCGGGCACCAGGAGGGGGCGTGCCGCGGACGCCGAGGAGACCGGACGGGAGCACAGCAGTGACCAGGTCGGTGTCAGCACCGACGACCGCAGGGGAGAGAGCGACTGA
- a CDS encoding DUF742 domain-containing protein, whose product MEAAGGAARGRPASFRRRGGGHPTSEGPAAGVAPGDAPSEPLVRPYTLTRGRTRPRSAGPSLDMITIVVAAKDRQEHHLEPEYKEILRLCHRPISVAEVSARLDMPLTVVKVLLGDLVAEGDVRTRAAVPVTRLPEKKVLQAVLDGIRRL is encoded by the coding sequence GTGGAGGCGGCGGGAGGAGCGGCGCGCGGGCGCCCCGCGTCCTTCCGGCGCCGCGGCGGGGGCCATCCCACGTCCGAGGGACCCGCCGCGGGCGTGGCGCCGGGGGACGCGCCCTCCGAGCCCCTCGTGCGTCCCTACACCCTGACCCGGGGGCGGACGCGGCCCCGATCCGCGGGCCCGTCCCTGGACATGATCACGATCGTGGTGGCCGCCAAGGACCGGCAGGAGCACCACCTGGAACCCGAGTACAAGGAGATCCTGCGGCTGTGCCACAGGCCGATCTCCGTCGCGGAGGTCTCCGCACGACTCGACATGCCCCTGACGGTCGTCAAAGTGCTCCTGGGCGACCTCGTCGCCGAGGGCGACGTACGCACGCGGGCGGCCGTGCCCGTGACCCGACTCCCCGAGAAGAAAGTACTTCAGGCGGTACTCGATGGCATCCGCAGACTCTGA
- a CDS encoding roadblock/LC7 domain-containing protein, whose product MVGMSGAADNLDWLLDDLVDRVVGAAHAIVLSSDGLLLGGSRGLSSQDAEHLSAVASAFQSLARGTGRHFGGGEVRQTVVEMEHSYLFVTAAGTGACLAVLATEDADVGLVAYEMNLRVKRVGQFLTAAPRRSGHLTAMGGAGS is encoded by the coding sequence ATGGTGGGAATGAGCGGGGCCGCGGACAACCTTGACTGGCTCCTGGACGACCTGGTGGACCGGGTCGTCGGAGCCGCACACGCGATCGTCCTGTCGTCGGACGGCCTGCTCCTGGGCGGTTCGCGAGGACTTTCCTCCCAGGACGCCGAGCACCTGTCGGCGGTGGCGTCGGCCTTCCAGAGCCTGGCCCGGGGGACCGGCCGCCACTTCGGCGGAGGCGAGGTCCGCCAGACCGTGGTGGAGATGGAGCACTCCTATCTCTTCGTCACCGCCGCGGGTACGGGGGCCTGCCTGGCGGTGCTGGCGACCGAGGACGCCGACGTGGGCCTGGTCGCCTACGAGATGAACCTGCGCGTCAAGCGCGTGGGTCAGTTCCTCACGGCCGCACCACGCCGCTCCGGCCACCTCACCGCCATGGGCGGGGCGGGGTCGTGA
- a CDS encoding ATP/GTP-binding protein, with the protein MASADSETGPGTQEAIPQAVKIIVAGGFGAGKTTLVASVSEITPLSTEEVMTEASYGVDDLGGVESKRTTTVALDFGRITINDDIVLYLFGTPGQDRFWFMWDELASGALGAVVLADTRRLDTCFHAVDFFERQGLPFVVAVNRFVGSEPYEAAEVREALDIPAAVPVVMADARDRDSCRDVLVELVTHVIRSRSPAMTG; encoded by the coding sequence ATGGCATCCGCAGACTCTGAGACCGGCCCGGGAACGCAGGAGGCGATCCCCCAGGCCGTCAAGATCATCGTCGCCGGGGGATTCGGCGCCGGCAAGACCACCCTCGTGGCCTCGGTCAGCGAGATCACCCCGCTGAGCACCGAGGAGGTGATGACCGAGGCCAGCTACGGGGTGGACGACCTGGGCGGGGTGGAGAGCAAGCGCACCACCACCGTCGCGCTCGACTTCGGGCGCATCACGATCAACGACGACATCGTCCTCTACCTCTTCGGCACACCGGGGCAGGACCGCTTCTGGTTCATGTGGGACGAACTCGCCTCGGGCGCTCTCGGCGCCGTCGTGCTGGCCGACACCCGCCGGTTGGACACGTGCTTCCACGCGGTGGACTTCTTCGAACGCCAGGGGCTGCCGTTCGTCGTCGCGGTCAACCGGTTCGTCGGCTCGGAGCCCTACGAGGCGGCCGAAGTGCGCGAGGCGCTCGACATCCCCGCCGCGGTCCCGGTCGTGATGGCCGACGCCCGCGACCGCGACTCGTGCCGGGACGTGCTGGTCGAACTGGTCACCCACGTGATCCGCAGCCGGAGTCCCGCCATGACGGGGTGA